One window of the Prochlorococcus marinus XMU1411 genome contains the following:
- a CDS encoding TldD/PmbA family protein, producing MFSSQIKSNEIVFGSCNKDLLEEIIFYGIGLGADFVEIFIENTDNSSVLAEEDFITSVSPSFGRGAGIRIFKGQKDGFVSTNDLTKHGLMRSVSQAIEMLDITDNKREVFNGLNKHRDYSLSKKKWINEVPSIHEISEKLLVSTKSLKKNNKIITRKGSYSRNLQEVIIASSDGTYVSDIRLHQTVGLNVIASDAQYRSSGSRRFGSSGMPNEFRLWDHEKAANDVFESSMNMLYADYVDAGQMPVVLANKFGGVIFHEACGHLLETTQIERGTTPFENKLDEKIAHESVTAIDEGISEGSFGSLSVDDEGMEPEKSVLIKDGILKKFISDRAGELRTGHKRTGSGRRQNYSFAAASRMRNTYIAKGEHSKEDLINSISDGLYCKSMGGGSVGATGQFNFAVEEGYLIKNGKLTNPVKGATLIGEAKEVMPKISMCGNDLELAPGFCGSISGSVNVTVGQPHIKVDSITVGGR from the coding sequence ATGTTTTCGTCACAAATCAAATCAAATGAAATCGTTTTTGGTAGTTGCAATAAAGATTTATTAGAAGAAATTATTTTCTACGGCATTGGACTTGGTGCTGATTTTGTAGAAATATTTATAGAGAATACTGACAACTCGAGCGTTTTAGCTGAAGAAGATTTTATTACTAGTGTAAGTCCATCATTTGGAAGAGGTGCTGGCATTAGAATCTTCAAGGGACAAAAGGATGGATTTGTAAGTACAAATGATTTAACAAAGCATGGCTTGATGAGATCTGTATCTCAGGCTATTGAGATGTTAGACATAACAGACAACAAAAGAGAAGTATTTAACGGTTTAAATAAACATAGGGACTATAGTTTATCCAAGAAAAAATGGATTAATGAAGTCCCATCTATTCATGAGATAAGTGAAAAACTACTAGTTAGCACAAAGTCTTTAAAAAAAAATAATAAAATAATAACTAGAAAAGGAAGTTACTCAAGAAATCTTCAAGAAGTAATTATAGCCTCCAGCGACGGAACCTATGTCTCAGATATTAGATTGCATCAAACAGTTGGACTAAACGTAATTGCTAGTGATGCCCAATATAGATCTAGTGGAAGTAGAAGATTTGGATCTTCAGGAATGCCTAATGAATTCAGATTATGGGATCACGAAAAAGCAGCTAATGATGTGTTTGAAAGTTCAATGAACATGTTGTACGCAGATTATGTTGATGCGGGACAAATGCCTGTCGTATTAGCTAATAAATTTGGTGGCGTTATATTCCACGAAGCCTGCGGTCATTTACTTGAAACTACTCAAATAGAGAGAGGGACAACACCATTTGAGAATAAATTGGATGAAAAAATTGCACATGAATCTGTAACAGCAATAGACGAAGGAATTTCAGAAGGATCCTTTGGTTCATTATCAGTAGATGATGAAGGTATGGAACCCGAAAAATCAGTTCTTATAAAAGATGGAATTTTAAAAAAATTTATATCCGACAGGGCAGGTGAATTAAGAACTGGCCATAAAAGAACAGGAAGTGGAAGAAGACAAAATTATTCTTTTGCTGCAGCCTCAAGAATGAGAAATACTTATATAGCTAAAGGAGAACACTCGAAAGAGGATTTAATCAATAGTATTAGTGATGGTCTTTACTGCAAATCAATGGGTGGTGGCAGTGTAGGTGCTACTGGACAATTTAATTTTGCGGTAGAAGAAGGATATCTTATTAAAAATGGAAAATTAACTAATCCAGTAAAGGGAGCAACTTTGATTGGTGAGGCTAAAGAAGTTATGCCAAAAATATCAATGTGCGGAAATGACCTCGAATTAGCTCCTGGATTCTGTGGATCCATCAGTGGAAGTGTCAACGTAACTGTTGGTCAACCTCATATTAAGGTTGATTCAATCACTGTTGGCGGGAGATAG
- a CDS encoding TldD/PmbA family protein, with amino-acid sequence MNSKEITTQISEAADSLNLKKWDYGASFSNDYSVQVDKGEAKQLKASQKQILTIRVWNKSNLVGITTTSDISESGIKKALNQANIASDFGNKNERTEFSPLAKDPIDVQDSKKRNPVGIKKLLTLLRDAEVRLLESHESIKSVPYNGLSESFYERVYANSDGAFRSYTKSQAALYLYARAEEKNKKPRSSGSVKLGYGVEDIDIGSCIKEASNKTISHLNYSSIKTDKYLICFSPESFLTIINAFSSMFNARSILDGISLSNKNSIGEKLSTEALNIYDDGLHEENITSSPFDGEGTPTKRLCLINKGRLENFIHSESTARIFKTIPTGHAGLGSKVSVSPDWIVVEKSEENSDLKTSLDHSTYEGEFVYIEELNAIHAGVKASQGSFSLPFDGWLYKNGKKISIESATVAGDIKYLLKNIVNIESNQEVTTSGISPHIWVNKLSITGDA; translated from the coding sequence ATGAATTCAAAAGAAATAACAACTCAAATCTCTGAAGCGGCAGATTCTCTAAATCTTAAAAAATGGGATTATGGTGCAAGCTTTTCTAATGATTATTCTGTGCAAGTAGATAAAGGTGAGGCTAAACAACTTAAGGCATCACAAAAGCAAATTTTAACTATAAGAGTTTGGAACAAATCTAATTTAGTTGGTATTACAACAACTAGTGATATCAGTGAATCTGGTATTAAAAAAGCTCTAAATCAAGCAAATATTGCATCTGATTTTGGCAACAAGAATGAAAGAACAGAATTCTCACCACTAGCCAAGGATCCTATTGATGTTCAGGACTCAAAAAAAAGAAATCCTGTTGGAATAAAAAAATTACTTACGCTTTTAAGAGATGCAGAAGTGAGACTATTAGAAAGCCATGAATCCATAAAATCTGTTCCTTATAATGGTCTATCTGAGAGTTTTTATGAGAGAGTTTATGCAAATAGTGATGGTGCCTTTCGGAGTTATACCAAAAGTCAAGCTGCACTTTATTTATATGCAAGAGCAGAAGAGAAAAATAAGAAACCTCGTAGCTCAGGCTCTGTAAAACTTGGATATGGAGTTGAAGATATAGATATAGGGTCGTGTATTAAAGAGGCTTCTAATAAAACAATTTCTCACTTAAATTATTCATCTATTAAAACTGATAAATATTTAATATGTTTTTCCCCAGAGTCTTTTTTAACGATAATTAATGCCTTTAGTTCAATGTTTAATGCTAGAAGCATTTTAGATGGAATTAGCTTATCTAATAAAAATTCTATTGGAGAGAAACTATCTACAGAAGCACTTAATATTTATGATGATGGTCTTCACGAAGAGAATATTACTTCATCACCATTTGATGGAGAGGGAACTCCTACTAAAAGACTATGTTTAATTAACAAAGGGAGACTTGAAAATTTTATACATTCTGAATCAACTGCAAGAATATTTAAAACAATCCCAACAGGCCATGCTGGACTAGGGTCAAAAGTCTCAGTATCTCCTGATTGGATAGTAGTTGAGAAATCAGAGGAAAACTCAGATCTAAAAACATCATTAGATCACTCTACTTATGAGGGAGAATTTGTTTATATTGAAGAATTAAATGCAATCCATGCAGGTGTCAAAGCAAGTCAAGGTTCATTCTCTCTTCCATTTGATGGATGGCTCTATAAAAACGGTAAAAAAATCTCAATAGAATCTGCAACTGTAGCAGGTGATATCAAATATCTTTTGAAAAATATAGTAAATATTGAATCAAATCAGGAAGTAACAACAAGTGGGATTTCTCCACATATATGGGTAAATAAATTATCAATAACTGGTGACGCGTGA
- the fmt gene encoding methionyl-tRNA formyltransferase — MRIIFWGTPEYSIASLDIFIKSKHEVIGVVSQPDKKRSRGNKLISSPVKSFAEQESIKIYTPAKIRDNIHFINELKSLSCDLFIVIAYGKILPKEILEIPKFGCWNAHASLLPRWRGAAPIQWSLIKGDEFTGVGIMKMNEGLDTGDLLLEEKIKIDNVDNLNTLSEKLSILSAKLFLNATSLLEENINKNTNSQLTKQNTLGREITYARMIEKSDFRVDWNNEAIKISQKIKGLYPRANTTFRGKNLKILKIKVLSSDEIKNKKDLFTSNYSRPGIILAVIENEGIIISTKTDPIILLEAKLEGKNISSKKQLIQQLKPSVGEYLSDQVLDSFLENPQVKAKRIKK; from the coding sequence GTGAGAATTATATTCTGGGGAACACCTGAATATTCAATTGCGAGCCTTGATATTTTTATTAAATCTAAGCACGAGGTAATTGGAGTAGTTAGCCAACCCGATAAGAAAAGATCTAGGGGAAATAAATTAATATCCTCACCTGTTAAAAGCTTTGCGGAGCAAGAATCTATAAAAATTTATACTCCAGCAAAAATCAGGGACAATATACATTTTATAAATGAACTTAAATCATTATCTTGTGATTTATTTATTGTTATAGCTTACGGGAAAATATTACCCAAAGAGATATTGGAAATCCCAAAATTTGGATGTTGGAATGCACATGCTTCATTACTTCCAAGATGGCGTGGTGCAGCCCCAATCCAATGGTCCTTAATAAAAGGCGATGAATTTACTGGTGTAGGAATTATGAAAATGAATGAGGGACTTGATACTGGCGACTTATTATTGGAAGAAAAAATTAAAATTGATAATGTTGATAATTTAAATACACTATCGGAAAAACTTAGTATTTTATCTGCAAAATTATTTTTAAATGCTACATCACTACTCGAAGAAAATATTAATAAAAATACTAATTCTCAACTAACAAAACAAAATACCCTTGGAAGAGAAATTACTTACGCAAGAATGATTGAAAAATCAGACTTTAGAGTTGATTGGAATAATGAGGCAATTAAAATTTCTCAAAAAATAAAAGGGTTATACCCAAGAGCAAATACAACTTTTAGAGGTAAGAACCTAAAAATACTTAAAATCAAAGTCTTGAGTAGTGATGAAATTAAAAATAAAAAAGACCTTTTCACGAGCAATTATTCAAGACCAGGTATTATTCTTGCTGTAATAGAAAATGAAGGAATAATAATTTCAACTAAAACTGATCCGATTATCTTGTTAGAAGCAAAACTTGAAGGCAAAAACATTTCTAGCAAAAAGCAATTAATACAACAGTTAAAGCCATCAGTAGGTGAATATCTCTCAGATCAAGTTTTAGATTCTTTTTTAGAGAATCCCCAAGTGAAGGCAAAAAGAATCAAAAAATAA
- a CDS encoding TerC family protein: protein MDSAAINSFIPTLDQVDSWYEIFTLLPILIALELLLSADNAVALASLTKSLDSSELRSRALNIGITISLLFRIILIILSNVLLKFIIIRVFAGFYLIYLFFSNVFLNSDIENAENGTDNKKNNFRFLRVVALLSITDFAFSIDSITTAVAISDQYILIIFGAVIGVLALRFTSGIFLKLLDIFSRLETAGYVAILIVGIKLLLNTLIKESILPDYYFYFLILFAFTWGFSKKESKT, encoded by the coding sequence ATGGATTCAGCCGCAATAAATTCTTTTATACCCACACTAGATCAGGTAGACAGTTGGTACGAAATTTTTACACTTTTACCAATATTAATTGCTCTAGAATTATTATTATCGGCAGATAATGCAGTCGCACTAGCTTCTCTTACTAAATCCCTCGACAGTTCAGAATTAAGGTCAAGAGCCTTAAATATTGGCATAACAATATCTTTATTATTTAGAATTATTCTCATCATATTATCTAATGTTCTTCTAAAGTTTATTATTATTAGAGTTTTTGCTGGTTTTTATTTAATATACTTATTCTTCTCTAATGTTTTTTTAAATTCAGATATAGAAAACGCTGAAAATGGGACAGATAATAAAAAAAATAATTTTAGGTTCTTAAGGGTTGTAGCGCTTCTTTCAATTACTGATTTTGCTTTTTCCATAGACAGCATCACTACTGCAGTAGCTATTAGCGATCAATACATATTAATAATATTTGGAGCAGTGATTGGAGTATTAGCCTTAAGATTTACATCGGGGATTTTTCTAAAACTTCTGGATATATTTTCTAGATTAGAAACGGCCGGTTACGTAGCAATTTTAATAGTTGGGATTAAACTTTTACTAAATACATTAATTAAAGAATCTATTCTTCCAGACTATTATTTTTATTTTTTGATTCTTTTTGCCTTCACTTGGGGATTCTCTAAAAAAGAATCTAAAACTTGA